In Sebastes umbrosus isolate fSebUmb1 chromosome 7, fSebUmb1.pri, whole genome shotgun sequence, the sequence ACAGGAGCTTCGGTATCAGTCGCCCATCTCTAACAATCATACAAGTCTTTAGGCTTTGTGCTGTGGAATAACAGTTGTGACACTGACGAGGTGCTTTAAGTCcattcacatgcagtttgtcaagTTACTTGTAGATATTTGACCATCACTGACttttcctttctgtctttcaCAGTTACTATGGCTACACTCAGAATTTCTACGGGTCAGACATAGCATCAGCGTATTATATCTTGAGTCTGAAGGGAGGATTTAGGTGAGTGCCTTGTTACCTTGTATCTGCTCAGTTTGTCACATGGATACACTGTAGATTTAAGATGTCAGCCTTCAGACTGTACTTGGCAATATGGTGTTAAATGATCACTCAACTTATTATAATACAACTCTTAAAAATGGCATGACAGCTACTGATTTCTGAACCTGTTGTTTAGGggttttgcatctgtttttctGTATGAACTAATTTCATGTAAGTTGACTGCGATGAAACATTCATGTACTGTAGGACTGCaagtaacaattattttcatcactgattaatctgccgattcAGATAATTCAATCAATTAACTGTTTTGTTTATAACATGtccaaaaatagtgaaaaatacccATCAAGAGTTGGGTGGCATCTTCAAatgccttgttttgtccaaacaacTGTCCAAAACGTAAGATTTTGTATTTACATGATATTAAATGGAGAAAAGCAGAAGATCCTCACATTGATAAGAGAATGTTTGAAGTTTTGGCTATTACTAAAATAGtttattaattttctgttgatagACTAATTGATTGGGGATTGACTCATACCATAACAGACTGACATCCAGTATGCTATCGGCTGGATGTCAGACTCTATTCACATTCAATGTCTTTAAATGAGTTCAAATGCATTAAACACAATCGAAAAGATTCTTTGGTCCATCACTTTGTCTGGTAGTTATTAACATacgatattatgtttttgtatgCAGCGTTAGTGTCTCGCAAAATGTTTGCACATAATCTGTAATAATAGAGCAAAGATGAGGATGTAATAATAGTCGTGTCTCAAGTGTGTCGCTGTGATCCAGCCTTCATGTGATCGTCTGTGTTGTGACTTCAGGTATGTTGGCCAGTCAGAGTGGTTTCGTGCAGACCAGAGGGGCAAGTTCAGTTGGGATTTCTTggaacacaaaaacacaccactagaggaagtaaacatgagCTACACAGTCATCAACTACAGAGGACTGGGGAACCTGGGTAATGAGCTCCAACTCAGCCTTGGTTTTTATTTcggtttctttctttttgcccttcaaaatcactttttttctgactgtaATCTAATTTTCTCTCCGGCTTACTCTGTCAGGCAACTGCACCAATAATTCATTTGaatcatatttaacatttaagttCAGTGTTGTTGATCTGCTTTGTCCTCCCTCAGAGGAACAGAAATCTTTGCGGACTCTGTCATTACGAGGATGTCCTGAAGTGGACGACTGGTTCCTGGCCAGGCTCCATATGCTCCAGGACTCTCTGGAGGAACTGGATATCTCTCACTGCCCACGCATCACTACAGGCGGCCTGGCTGCTCTCAGGAATCTCAAGTAAGTATCCAAACAATTACAACAAGTTATTATTACCCAAACACTACTGTTGTGTTAAGCCCCATTTTGACCACAGGAAATATCCCcaggaactaggaaccttttgatgAATTCATactcttagtttcatttcacTCCGCTGCGTTTCATTCATTACAACCAacatgcatcagtaaatatatgcatcagtaaatatcgtCACAGcgaaacaaaaccaaacattgtttttccatgttttttagATCAAACAGGTGGACACTGAACTGCAAGCTGCAGAGTTTGTTTACCACAGTGACCATCAGCAGCCTGCatcccatgtcatgttgctttttcatatgtCAGCGGACTATTTTGCCTAATCTTCGTAGGCTTTTAGACCGCTATGGAATCACAGACAACAATAGGCTGTAgaaaccttttagttccttgaaaagtagttagAGGGACTAAAATTACCAGAGATTTCTTGATGAAAACCCGGCTTTAAATTCCTCcctttttgtgttgtgtgttgcagGGGACTGCGGCGTCTAGACATGTCGTCCCTCCCTGGGATTTCCAGTCCTGGGTTGGTCGTTATCCTGCTGGAGGAGATGTTACCACAGTGCCAGATCACCGCTACTGGCTACGACCACAGCCTGAGgcaagagggaggagaggaggaggaggaggagtacaaGCAAGGACAGAGGTAGGGAATGGGCAGGGACGGGAATCAAGAGACTgttcagaaagagaaagagtccTCTGTGAGAGCTCTGCTGGCAGTTCACGGTGGTCTGATGGAGCAAAGAGACGTGCAGAGGAAACATCTTGCAGCAATACAACCATCACAGATTGTTTTCAGTATCGGACTAAACCAGTTTTGTTGATCGCAGAGAAGATCCACCATAGCAA encodes:
- the si:ch1073-228b5.2 gene encoding distal membrane-arm assembly complex protein 2; translation: MSSSFMSLHRCCQRLPLLMVARRPCSSSSVSPPPLHTRLLLYLTQRFYDIEWLVNWGSKLKKKRIQKKNAYYGYTQNFYGSDIASAYYILSLKGGFRYVGQSEWFRADQRGKFSWDFLEHKNTPLEEVNMSYTVINYRGLGNLEEQKSLRTLSLRGCPEVDDWFLARLHMLQDSLEELDISHCPRITTGGLAALRNLKGLRRLDMSSLPGISSPGLVVILLEEMLPQCQITATGYDHSLRQEGGEEEEEEYKQGQR